AGAGATGAAAATAGAGCTTGCGATCACACAGGCGGACTTCCTTCAGGCCCGTGCTCTTTTCGAGGAATATGCCTCGTCTCTGAACGTCGATCTGGGATTTCAGGGGATCGAGAGCGAGTTCGCGACGTTGCCGGGGAAATATGCCCTGCCATCAGGGGCGATTTTCCTGGCCCTGGACGACGAAGGGCCGACGGTCGGGACGGTGGCCATTCGTCCCTTTGAAAGGCCCGGCGCGTGCGAAATGAAGCGTCTCTATGTCCGGCCAAAGGGCCGCGGTATGGGTGCCGGCAAAGCGTTGGCCAAAGCGGCGATCGCATTTGCTGAAACGGCGGGATATGCCGAGATCCTGCTGGATAGTTTGCCATCCATGACGGCCGCCGCTCGTCTCTACGAACGTCTCGGGTTTCGTGAAACAGAGCCTTATTGGGACAACATCTTGCCAGGTGTTCGCTATTTCTCTCTGACGCTGTCCGCACATGCGCCGCGATGAGAGTGAACGTCTATCGAAATTGCGCCACGCAGAAAGTTGGCCGGCATTGGCGCCGGCCGCGCAGACTTGTCGCCGACTGTTACCGGCGCGTGCCGGATCCCGTTGTCAGTCTGGGATTCAGTTCGCATTGTCCATCGCGACCGGCATTGGATGCCGCCAAGCATTCCGCCATCGTCGCGAAACCGCAACTGACGGCGCCTGAGGTTTTTTCCGTCAGGCAGAAACGCTCTTCTGCAGATACTTTTGGCTGAGGCTGCGGTTGAGTTTGAGCAATCGCTGCAGAGCCGATTGCGATCAGAAAAGCAAATGACATCGCGATACGCATTGCATTCTCCTGCTAGGCCTCCCCGCGCAACTTTATCGCAAGGGGCTCTGATCGGTACATGTTCGGGTCGATGATGGGTTAACTTTTTAAAGCGCGGCTGCGAACGTTTTGTTGTGATTTAGCACCGCTATCGATTTTCATCTTCACCGCCGGTGCCCAACCCTTCTCCTCGAGGCGTGCAACATGCATGAACAAATGCGAATGCTTGCAACGCGCCGGATGCGCGGCGCATCGATGCGTCTTATTGCTCTTGTGACTGGGACGCAAAACTCCAGTTCGTTCAGTCGAACTGATCGTCTGCGAAGGCAAATTGCCTGGACGAGTATTTGATAACGCTCAACTCTGCACGATAATTTTCTATTAAATTTTTCTTCGGCGCGGCGATGTGGCTGCTGCGGGCCCGATCGCCGCTGATGGGCTCAATTGGCGTTGGACGCAAGAGCCAAAAAACAGAGTTAGCTTTACCGTGGATCAGAGAACGGCGGCCATCATTAGCGGCTATACGGAGGTTTTAACCGAGCTGGTCCGTTTGCTCGTGGACAAGGGCATTCTCTCGAAAGATGAAATTCGCGATACGATCACTCAGGTGGTCGTGCGCGGGATAGAGCAGGGCGCGCAACCCGGTTTTGACGAGGTGCCGATAATTTTACTGCGAAGCGTCGACAGTTGGAAACCGACGCCACACTGATTGACGTTCCGGAAAAAAGCAGCACCAGCGTGAAATCGCCGCACGCAGACATGCGTCTGTTTGGAAAAGGCGGCTACCAATTGTCTTGATCAAATCCAATCGTCTTCATCAATCTCGTGAGACCGCTCTGTTCGCATTAGCAACCGGCGGTTCTGCGATCAGAAATTGACATGCTGAATTTGATATCCGTCAAATTTTGCGGAATCTCAGGACGGATGATGTTACCGAACGCGGCTTGTATTGCGGAAAAGTTTCAACCGCCGCGGAGCGTAAGTACGGCATAAAAATTTGAGAATGGGAGCATTCAAAATGTTGTCGCCCGAATTCGATCGCAATCTCGTTTCTCCCACATCGGATCATTTTGCAGCTTCTGACGAACTGCGCCCGCTGGCCCATCGGCTGATCCCTGGCGGGGCCCATACTTACGCAAAGGGCGACGACCAATATCCGGTATTGGCTCCCGGTTTCATTGCCAGCGGCACTGGTTGTCACGTCTGGGATGTCGATGGCAATGCGTTTATCGAGTATGGCATGGGATTGCGTGCCGTTGCGCTTGGCCATGCCTTTCCGCCAGTCGTTGCGGCTGCCGTCAAACAGATACAGCGGGGCATCAACTTCACCCGGCCCTCGCCGCTGGAAGCAGAGTGCGCGGAAAATCTTCTTGAAGTCGTGCCCGGCGCGGAGATGGTCAAGTTTACGAAGGACGGCTCTACGGCGACCACCGCCGCTATTCGTCTCGCGCGCGCTTATACCGGCAGGGACGCCGTCGCGCTCTGTGCAGACCATCCGTTTTACTCCTACGACGATTGGGCGATCGGAACGACGCCCATGAATGCCGGCATCCCGCAGGACGTGAAGCGCCTGACGCTGACGTTTCGCTATAACGATCTGGCCGGCGTGGAAGCGCTGTTCTCTGCCCATCCCGGACGCATTGCTGCTGTGATCATGGAGGCAGAGAAGGATGTTGAACCCGCACGCGGCTTTCTGATCGGGCTGCGGGATCTCTGCCATCGCCATGGTGCACTTCTGATCATCGACGAAATGATTACCGGGTTTCGCTGGCCCCAACGTTCAGCCCAGCGTCACCACGGCATCGAAGCGGACCTGTCGACCTTCGGTAAAGCGCTCGGCAATGGCTTTGCTATTTCAGCGCTGGTCGGCAAGCGCGACATCATGCAGCTTGGCGGGCTCGATCACGATCGCGACCGTGTCTTCCTGCTCTCGACGACACATGGCGCGGAGACGCATGCTCTGGCGGCCGCTCTTGCGGTCATGAAGTTTTACCGTGAGGAGCCGGTGATCGAGACGCTCGAGCGGCAAGGACTGCGTTTGAGAGTAGGGGTTGAGGCTGTTGCTGCCCATCACGGTTTGCAGAAGCATTTCCAACTTGTCGGCCGGCCGGCCAATCTCGTCTACCGTTGCTGCGATCGCGACGGTATTCCCTCGCAGACGTTCCGCACGTTGTTTCTTCAGGAAACGATTCGTCGCGGCATCCTGGCTCCGTCATTTGTTGTCAGCTATTCGCATTCGGACGACGATATCGATCAAACGATCGAGGCCATCGACCGCGCGCTTTCCGTCTATCGCAAGGCGCTGGAGACTGGAGTCGATGCTTATCTTGTCGGGCGGTCGGTACAGCCTGCATTCACCAAGCGCGCGATGCCGCCAAAACTCGCCGCTGTGTAAACGTCGGACTCTGAGGGCCGGTTGAGCACGAGAAATAGCAACTTGATCAGTGAAGGCTGAAGCTGCGATCCTTTGGGTCGCTTTCTAGTGCTTCGTCAATGATGGCGGCATGACGCGCGGGGGGCGTGTCGCAAGTTCCGCCTCCAGCCGCGCGATATTCTCGAACAGCCGTTTGCTGGTGAGCTTGAGGAAGCCAAGGCCGAATTCCGGGTTCTGGTAATAAAGCTCTTCGAATTTCTCGTAGGAGAGCGAGAGCAATTCGCCGTTTTCCTGCGAGATCAATGTCGCTGTCCGCAAGCCTTCAGGCGAGAGCAGGCCGAGTTCGCCGACCACGGCGCCCGGCTCGAGGTTGACGTTGATTTCCTCCAGGATGAAACGGCCGGACACGACGAGATACATCGCCTCGGCGATATCACCCTTGCGGAAGATCACCTGTCCCACCTTGGTCTTGCGCCGGCTCATGAACGGCTGCAGCCAGGTCATGTCGAGATCGGCGCGCGCGGCGCGCTGCGTGCGGCGGATCAACTGGCGCATCTCATGCACGCGATAGAGGTTGAGTGGCAGCACGATACAGTTCAGGACAAAGGTCGGCCAGATGCCGGATACGCCCGCATAAAACAGGAACAGGACATTGGTGCCGATGCCGACGATGCGCAGCGGGATCATCGTCTTCATCCAATATTGCACCACGGTCAGGGCAATGCCGACGCTGGCTGCAATCTGTGCTAGGAGCGGGATATCCATCAAGTCTCTCCGGGTCGCGCGTCTGCGTCGCAGCAATGCTTCGTGTAAGCGTCCAGCAAGCAACCGCTGAAATTCGTGATTACTTCAGCCGCTCGATCAGCGCCATGGCCGCAGCCGGCGCGCGCACCTTGGCCTCGTGAATGAAATACACGAACACGTCGCGGCTTTGTTTTTTCGGCTTGGTGGCGGGATCGACAAGTGGCAGGTCGTCGGGCATGCCGCCGCGCGCCCAGGTCATAACCCGCGCGGTCCAGGCATCCAGGGCCTTGGGTGAGTATCCGGTCTTCAGTCTTTCCTCGCCTTTTTGCAGTCGGGCATAGACGAAGTCGGCTGTGACATCGGCGATCGCCGGATAGGTCTCGTGTTCGGAAAAGACGACGGGAATTTGAAACTGGCGCAAAAGCCTGGTGAATTCCGGTGTGCAGAAGCTGTCATGCCGCACCTCGACGACATGACGCAGAGCGCGGCCGTCGAATTCGGCCGGCAGCAATTCGAGAAACTTCCCGAAATCGGCCTCGTCATATTTCTTGGTTGGTGCAAATTGCCACAGCAGGGGACCGAGCCGGTCGCCGAGCTCGGTGACGCCGGAATGCAGGAATTTCTTGATCGAGTCGCCGGCCTCTGCCAGCACCCGCCGGTTCACCGCAAAACGCGGACCCTTGAGTGAAAACACGAAGCCGTCCGGCACTTCGGATGCCCATTTGCGATAGGTCGCGGGGCTTTGCGTGCGATAGAAGGTGCCGTTGACCTCGATCGAGGTGAGGTGCTGGGCGGCATAGGTCAGCTCCTGCGCATGTGGCAACCCCGTTGGATAAAATACGCCGCGCCACGGCTCGTAGGTCCAGCCGCCGATGCCGGTATAAATACGGCCCTGTTTGCCCGCCACGCCATTCTCCTCAACGCTGCTGCAACCATATCGCAAGAACCGACTTATGTAGAAACCCGGTTTTCGATCGGGCGACGATGGTATTCCCGGGGGGCTTTGTTTGATTTGGGTCATGCCAACGGCCGGATGTCCGGCATACCGTGCAAAGTCAGTCGCCTCAATCTCGACGCTGAAAGGATTCCCCATGCGTTCATTCCTGCTGGCAGCCACCGCGGCTGCAACCCTCGCTGCGTTCATGTCATCGGCGGATGCCCAGTCCCGCACCCGTGTCGGTGGCCTGACCTGTAATCTCGCGCCGAGTGTCGGCATGGTGATCGGGTCCCAGCAGCCGGCCGCCTGCGTCTTCCGCCCGACGCGTGGCCGGCCCGAGCGCTATAACGCCATGATTTCCCGGCTCGGCGTCGATCTTGGCGTGAAGGAGGGCGGCCGGCTGTATTGGGCAGTGCTGGCGGATTCCGCCAGGAGGCCGCCGCGCTCGCTGGTCGGTGATTATGTCGGTGCCAGCGGTCAGGCCGCGTTCGGTGTCGGCGCCGGCGCCAATGTGCTGGTCGGTGGATCGGATCGCTCGATCTCGCTGCAGCCGGTCTCGGTCTCGGCCCAGCGCGGCGTGAACGTTGCGGCCGGCGTCGCGAACCTGTCGCTGCGCTGATTGCACGCGAAGAACAAAATGCAAAAGGCCCGGCATTGAGCCGGGCCTTTTGTTATGCCTCATGCGCCCGGCACGCTGCCGGGCGGCAGGAAGTCCACTTCATGCGCGGCCGAGCGGCGGACGACTTCCTCAGGGTCTGTGAGGTTATGCAACTGGTCGAACAATTCCTTGAGACTGCGTGACGGCGAGACCCAGAAGAGGGCGCGGGTCGGTTGATCGGTCCTGTTGTAATAGCCGTGCGCCAGGCCCATCGGCATCTTCACGAGGTCGCCGGCACTCGCCTTCACCCATTTGCCGTCGAGATAGAGATCGAACGTGCCTTCCAGCATGTAGATGAATTCATCCTGCGTCGGATGAATATGCGGCGGCACGAACGTGCCGGGCGGATCGAAGGTCTCGAATGAGAACGACGACGCGCAATTCGATTTCTCGTAATAGGTGTGACCGAGAATATTCCACACCGTCGGCGTCTGGCTCTGGCCGGCTGGTGTAATGCCCGGCGTCAGCTTGATATCTGTCATCGCGGAAATTCCTTGGCTGTTGAAGTGAAATCACGCCGCAGCGGCAAGAGCCGGATCGGCAAAGAGCGGCACGATGGTGCCCGGTTCGTC
The genomic region above belongs to Pseudorhodoplanes sinuspersici and contains:
- a CDS encoding DUF3551 domain-containing protein, giving the protein MRIAMSFAFLIAIGSAAIAQTQPQPQPKVSAEERFCLTEKTSGAVSCGFATMAECLAASNAGRDGQCELNPRLTTGSGTRR
- a CDS encoding cupin domain-containing protein, which translates into the protein MTDIKLTPGITPAGQSQTPTVWNILGHTYYEKSNCASSFSFETFDPPGTFVPPHIHPTQDEFIYMLEGTFDLYLDGKWVKASAGDLVKMPMGLAHGYYNRTDQPTRALFWVSPSRSLKELFDQLHNLTDPEEVVRRSAAHEVDFLPPGSVPGA
- a CDS encoding glutamate-1-semialdehyde 2,1-aminomutase yields the protein MLSPEFDRNLVSPTSDHFAASDELRPLAHRLIPGGAHTYAKGDDQYPVLAPGFIASGTGCHVWDVDGNAFIEYGMGLRAVALGHAFPPVVAAAVKQIQRGINFTRPSPLEAECAENLLEVVPGAEMVKFTKDGSTATTAAIRLARAYTGRDAVALCADHPFYSYDDWAIGTTPMNAGIPQDVKRLTLTFRYNDLAGVEALFSAHPGRIAAVIMEAEKDVEPARGFLIGLRDLCHRHGALLIIDEMITGFRWPQRSAQRHHGIEADLSTFGKALGNGFAISALVGKRDIMQLGGLDHDRDRVFLLSTTHGAETHALAAALAVMKFYREEPVIETLERQGLRLRVGVEAVAAHHGLQKHFQLVGRPANLVYRCCDRDGIPSQTFRTLFLQETIRRGILAPSFVVSYSHSDDDIDQTIEAIDRALSVYRKALETGVDAYLVGRSVQPAFTKRAMPPKLAAV
- a CDS encoding DUF72 domain-containing protein encodes the protein MAGKQGRIYTGIGGWTYEPWRGVFYPTGLPHAQELTYAAQHLTSIEVNGTFYRTQSPATYRKWASEVPDGFVFSLKGPRFAVNRRVLAEAGDSIKKFLHSGVTELGDRLGPLLWQFAPTKKYDEADFGKFLELLPAEFDGRALRHVVEVRHDSFCTPEFTRLLRQFQIPVVFSEHETYPAIADVTADFVYARLQKGEERLKTGYSPKALDAWTARVMTWARGGMPDDLPLVDPATKPKKQSRDVFVYFIHEAKVRAPAAAMALIERLK
- a CDS encoding Crp/Fnr family transcriptional regulator is translated as MDIPLLAQIAASVGIALTVVQYWMKTMIPLRIVGIGTNVLFLFYAGVSGIWPTFVLNCIVLPLNLYRVHEMRQLIRRTQRAARADLDMTWLQPFMSRRKTKVGQVIFRKGDIAEAMYLVVSGRFILEEINVNLEPGAVVGELGLLSPEGLRTATLISQENGELLSLSYEKFEELYYQNPEFGLGFLKLTSKRLFENIARLEAELATRPPRVMPPSLTKH
- a CDS encoding GNAT family N-acetyltransferase, with translation MKIELAITQADFLQARALFEEYASSLNVDLGFQGIESEFATLPGKYALPSGAIFLALDDEGPTVGTVAIRPFERPGACEMKRLYVRPKGRGMGAGKALAKAAIAFAETAGYAEILLDSLPSMTAAARLYERLGFRETEPYWDNILPGVRYFSLTLSAHAPR
- a CDS encoding DUF992 domain-containing protein — its product is MRSFLLAATAAATLAAFMSSADAQSRTRVGGLTCNLAPSVGMVIGSQQPAACVFRPTRGRPERYNAMISRLGVDLGVKEGGRLYWAVLADSARRPPRSLVGDYVGASGQAAFGVGAGANVLVGGSDRSISLQPVSVSAQRGVNVAAGVANLSLR